A genomic region of Mycobacterium sp. Aquia_213 contains the following coding sequences:
- a CDS encoding phytoene desaturase family protein, translating into MSTAVVVGSGPNGLAAAISLAAKGVQVTVLEAADEVGGGTRSSEAIIPGLLHDHCSAIHPMAVGSQFLSEFNLQRYGLSWRWPEIDCVHPLDGGSAGVLHRSVEQTAAGLGRDGGRWRLAFGYPADHFDALSDDIMGPLLRIPHHPLMLARFGAPTVLPASTFARVFRTDEGRALFGGVAAHAFRPLHYPMTSAIGMGIIAAGHRHGWAVAEGGSQSIANAMAALLSDLGGKIETGVRVQNTSQLPTADVTMFDLAPSAVAGILGDRLPRRISAAFTRFRRGPGAFKVDFAVEGGVPWTNPDAHRAGTVHLAGSYAELAATERDIHAGRMPERPFVLIGQQYLADPQRSVGNTHPVWSYAHVPNGYTGDATEAIITQIERFAPGFTERIVGHTVRSTTEMATYNANYAGGDIMTGSKDIRQLTFGPRITLSPYTIGVPGMYICSAATPPGPGAHGMCGANAAKLALDYLTGRV; encoded by the coding sequence ATGAGTACCGCAGTGGTGGTAGGTAGCGGGCCCAACGGGCTAGCCGCCGCCATCTCCCTGGCCGCCAAGGGCGTGCAAGTCACCGTGCTCGAAGCAGCCGACGAGGTCGGCGGCGGTACCCGCAGCAGCGAGGCCATCATTCCGGGCCTGCTGCACGACCATTGTTCGGCGATTCACCCGATGGCCGTCGGCTCGCAGTTCCTGAGTGAATTCAACCTGCAGCGGTACGGATTGTCGTGGCGCTGGCCGGAGATCGACTGCGTGCATCCGCTCGACGGCGGCAGCGCCGGCGTGCTGCACCGCTCGGTCGAGCAGACGGCGGCCGGCCTGGGTCGCGACGGGGGGCGCTGGCGGCTCGCGTTCGGTTATCCCGCCGACCATTTCGATGCGCTCAGCGACGACATCATGGGCCCCCTGCTACGGATCCCGCACCATCCGCTGATGCTGGCCCGCTTCGGTGCGCCCACGGTGCTTCCCGCATCGACGTTCGCGCGGGTGTTCCGCACCGACGAGGGCCGCGCGTTGTTCGGTGGTGTTGCGGCCCACGCCTTCCGGCCGCTGCACTACCCGATGACGTCCGCCATCGGGATGGGCATCATCGCGGCGGGGCATCGGCACGGCTGGGCGGTGGCCGAGGGTGGATCGCAGTCGATCGCCAACGCGATGGCCGCGCTGCTGAGCGACTTGGGCGGCAAGATCGAAACCGGCGTCCGGGTGCAGAACACGTCGCAACTGCCGACGGCCGACGTCACGATGTTCGATCTGGCGCCGAGCGCGGTCGCGGGTATCCTCGGAGACCGTCTCCCCCGCCGAATTTCAGCCGCCTTCACCAGGTTCCGGCGTGGCCCCGGCGCGTTCAAGGTCGACTTCGCCGTCGAGGGCGGCGTGCCCTGGACGAACCCGGACGCGCATCGAGCCGGCACGGTGCATCTGGCCGGCAGCTACGCGGAGCTCGCGGCGACCGAGCGGGACATCCACGCCGGGCGGATGCCCGAGCGGCCGTTCGTGCTGATCGGTCAGCAGTACCTCGCCGATCCGCAACGGTCGGTGGGCAATACCCATCCGGTGTGGAGCTACGCGCACGTCCCCAACGGCTACACCGGCGATGCCACCGAGGCGATCATCACGCAGATCGAGCGGTTCGCACCCGGCTTCACCGAGCGCATCGTCGGCCACACCGTTCGCTCGACGACGGAGATGGCCACCTACAACGCCAACTACGCCGGCGGCGACATCATGACCGGCTCAAAGGACATTCGCCAGCTCACCTTTGGACCACGAATCACGCTGTCGCCCTACACTATTGGCGTGCCCGGCATGTACATCTGCTCGGCGGCCACCCCGCCCGGGCCCGGCGCGCACGGCATGTGTGGCGCCAACGCCGCCAAACTCGCGCTGGACTACCTGACCGGACGGGTCTAG
- a CDS encoding zinc-dependent alcohol dehydrogenase has product MKMSVVTGPGKAEVVDVDRPQAGPNDVLVRMRACGICGSDAFYITIGGIPPRQGHTPLGHEPAGEVVEVGDQVSGIAVGDHVVINPMVAPSGIIGNGGPAGALADYLLIENAVRGTSLEVIPSHIPWEVAALNEPMAVARHGANQCKPKPTDKVAIFGAGPIGLGATLAFKSLGVSHVVVVDLIPARLEKALQIGADAVINSADERVVHRLVELHGEGESMFPGKAGTDIYLDAAGASAVIDTALVAAKKGATLGVVGVHKEPVPVEFVNIMSNEITIVGSMGYPDEIFEVTKDIVANWEKYAVIVSHTIPFGSVGAALELASTPGAADKVVVTF; this is encoded by the coding sequence ATGAAAATGTCAGTGGTCACCGGGCCGGGTAAGGCGGAGGTCGTCGACGTCGATCGCCCGCAGGCCGGCCCGAACGACGTCCTGGTCAGGATGCGGGCCTGCGGCATCTGCGGTTCCGACGCGTTCTACATCACGATCGGCGGCATCCCGCCGCGCCAGGGACACACGCCGCTCGGACACGAACCGGCCGGCGAAGTCGTCGAAGTCGGCGACCAGGTGTCCGGCATCGCCGTCGGCGATCACGTCGTGATCAATCCGATGGTCGCACCGAGCGGCATCATCGGCAACGGGGGACCGGCCGGTGCGCTCGCGGATTACCTGCTGATCGAAAACGCGGTTCGCGGAACCAGTCTCGAAGTAATTCCCAGCCACATCCCGTGGGAGGTGGCCGCGCTCAACGAGCCGATGGCCGTCGCCCGCCACGGCGCCAACCAATGCAAACCCAAGCCGACGGACAAGGTTGCCATCTTCGGTGCCGGCCCGATCGGGCTGGGCGCCACGCTGGCGTTCAAATCCCTTGGGGTGAGCCATGTGGTGGTCGTGGACCTGATTCCTGCCCGGCTGGAGAAGGCGCTGCAGATCGGGGCCGACGCGGTGATCAACTCCGCCGACGAGCGAGTCGTGCATCGCCTCGTCGAACTGCACGGCGAGGGTGAGTCGATGTTCCCGGGCAAGGCCGGCACCGATATCTACCTCGATGCCGCCGGGGCGTCCGCGGTGATCGACACCGCGCTGGTCGCCGCCAAGAAGGGCGCAACCCTGGGAGTCGTTGGCGTCCATAAAGAGCCGGTACCCGTCGAGTTCGTCAACATCATGAGCAACGAGATCACCATCGTAGGTTCGATGGGTTATCCCGACGAGATCTTCGAGGTGACCAAGGACATCGTCGCGAACTGGGAGAAGTATGCGGTGATCGTCAGTCACACCATCCCGTTCGGCAGCGTCGGTGCGGCGCTCGAACTCGCCAGCACGCCCGGCGCGGCCGACAAGGTGGTGGTGACCTTCTAG